A genome region from Gemmatimonadota bacterium includes the following:
- a CDS encoding DUF3187 family protein, whose translation MTGFLLHRIRIEKCSVNAARVLRPAVVFSLLFLALPVSSQTPAPATGPFMQRDQFPVRMLFLGLRPEGGDLLPRRSFQWAVQFDYANTYASTLPVGDTLIADDYYQAAPADEYRLFVDTESLRLSVDLDWRIASRLQIGATMPFLKHGGGFLDGVVEGFHGMFNLSNGGREWAPRNDYGVFVVRNRRFWIKSVESASFRPGDLVVRMKTPLNVGGEELNLALAGAVKLPTGSLETLTGSGGWDFQAALFATWRPERPKQGMVFHANLAHSRLGRPTLGEGFPLRSITTLVLAFEYRTTGRLAVLVQTQVNIGPFPGSRLGPLNRTAIEATAGVRYAMSESLSLDLGLTENLSQYQNTPDVGLHVGIVWRTP comes from the coding sequence ATGACCGGATTCCTCTTACACCGCATCCGGATTGAAAAGTGCTCCGTGAACGCGGCTCGCGTGCTGCGCCCGGCGGTCGTCTTCAGCCTGTTGTTCCTCGCCTTGCCCGTCTCCTCCCAGACCCCGGCCCCGGCCACCGGCCCCTTCATGCAGCGGGACCAGTTCCCCGTGAGGATGCTGTTCCTGGGTCTGCGTCCCGAGGGCGGAGACCTCCTTCCGCGGAGATCGTTCCAGTGGGCGGTTCAATTCGACTACGCCAATACCTACGCGAGCACTCTTCCCGTGGGCGACACCCTGATAGCTGACGACTACTACCAGGCCGCGCCGGCGGACGAATACCGGCTGTTCGTGGATACGGAATCCCTGCGCCTGTCGGTGGATCTGGACTGGCGGATCGCGTCGCGGCTGCAGATAGGCGCGACCATGCCTTTTCTCAAGCACGGCGGTGGCTTTCTGGACGGCGTGGTGGAGGGGTTTCACGGCATGTTCAACCTGTCCAACGGGGGCCGGGAGTGGGCGCCCAGGAACGACTATGGCGTTTTCGTCGTGCGCAACCGCCGTTTCTGGATCAAGAGCGTGGAGTCCGCCTCCTTCCGGCCGGGAGACCTCGTAGTACGGATGAAGACGCCGTTGAACGTCGGCGGCGAGGAACTCAACCTGGCCCTTGCCGGCGCCGTGAAGCTGCCCACGGGCAGCCTGGAAACGCTGACCGGGAGCGGGGGATGGGATTTCCAGGCGGCGTTGTTCGCAACCTGGCGGCCGGAGCGGCCGAAACAGGGCATGGTCTTTCACGCCAACCTCGCCCACAGCCGGCTGGGCAGGCCTACCCTGGGCGAGGGGTTCCCCCTCCGGTCCATCACGACGCTCGTGCTGGCCTTCGAATACCGGACCACGGGCCGGCTCGCCGTGCTGGTCCAGACGCAGGTAAACATCGGCCCCTTTCCCGGCAGCAGGCTGGGCCCCTTGAACCGCACGGCCATCGAGGCGACCGCCGGCGTGCGGTATGCCATGTCTGAATCGCTGTCGCTCGATTTGGGCCTGACCGAGAATCTCAGCCAGTACCAGAACACCCCCGACGTGGGGCTCCACGTTGGAATCGTGTGGCGGACGCCCTAG
- a CDS encoding serine/threonine protein kinase, with protein MQNTYRRLLFNAHGRLGVIDLDNTATTAVLDVAGSPVHQDAAATTAGTRVWYPDPDVPGMASWRWGPLFADRRRVILSSYEPGKAWEGNVRVHLWIYDLEEDRVLEEIALKNRPAPFMGCTHILPGEERLVVNPIIDGKQRIWTMDLDGSDPREITGADDGFVYCVQISPDGRRFAYHSTMLEGRDSYCIFVSDLDGVNRVEVAAAQGHLYFGPMWSPDGQWLIYQDCHYPDDPGHDWADLCLGGPDGPDGATHQKVTTGQRQWFATSYGNPETRGGGSNIAQWTPDGSKVTYTRAEPGSRTAWPYQAQRPDTDHFNRDYYPEDARGGTAICLLDPFTGEESEFIPYEPRVWNFRSAWSPDGSVFAFCRAEVGSPSGIWLVDTDGGNAHMLTDGYEHLGADHPVWVG; from the coding sequence ATGCAAAACACGTATAGACGGTTGCTTTTCAACGCGCATGGGCGGTTGGGTGTGATCGACCTGGACAACACCGCGACCACGGCTGTTCTCGATGTCGCCGGGAGCCCGGTCCACCAGGACGCTGCCGCGACCACGGCTGGTACGCGAGTCTGGTACCCGGATCCGGATGTTCCAGGCATGGCCAGTTGGAGGTGGGGCCCCCTGTTCGCGGACCGGCGCAGGGTGATCCTGTCCAGCTACGAACCCGGCAAGGCCTGGGAAGGCAACGTGCGGGTCCATCTCTGGATATACGACCTGGAGGAAGACCGCGTGCTGGAGGAGATCGCCCTGAAGAACCGGCCCGCGCCGTTCATGGGGTGCACCCATATCCTGCCCGGGGAAGAGCGGCTCGTGGTGAACCCGATCATCGACGGGAAACAGCGCATCTGGACCATGGACCTGGACGGATCCGACCCGCGGGAGATCACGGGCGCCGACGACGGGTTCGTCTACTGCGTCCAGATCAGCCCGGACGGTCGAAGGTTCGCCTACCATTCGACCATGCTGGAAGGGCGGGACAGCTACTGCATATTCGTTTCGGATCTGGACGGAGTAAACCGGGTGGAGGTCGCGGCAGCGCAGGGGCACCTGTACTTCGGTCCCATGTGGTCGCCGGACGGGCAATGGCTGATCTACCAGGACTGCCACTATCCCGATGATCCGGGACACGACTGGGCCGATTTGTGTCTGGGCGGTCCGGACGGCCCCGACGGCGCGACGCACCAGAAGGTCACGACGGGTCAGCGCCAGTGGTTCGCCACGTCTTACGGCAACCCGGAAACCCGGGGCGGCGGATCCAATATCGCCCAGTGGACCCCGGATGGGAGCAAGGTCACCTACACCCGCGCGGAACCCGGATCCCGGACGGCCTGGCCGTACCAGGCCCAAAGGCCGGATACCGATCACTTCAACCGGGACTACTACCCGGAAGACGCCCGCGGCGGCACCGCCATCTGCCTGCTCGACCCCTTCACGGGCGAGGAATCGGAGTTCATACCCTATGAACCCCGCGTCTGGAACTTCCGGTCGGCCTGGTCGCCGGACGGTTCCGTGTTCGCCTTCTGTCGCGCCGAAGTGGGATCGCCGAGCGGCATCTGGCTGGTCGATACCGACGGCGGCAATGCGCACATGCTGACGGACGGATACGAACACCTGGGCGCGGATCACCCGGTGTGGGTGGGGTGA
- a CDS encoding biotin/lipoyl-binding protein: MVKKKVNFMCTTFRDGFQSVYGARVFTRDFLPAVEAARNAGIDYFEAGGGALFQSPYFYCNEDAFERMDAIREAVGPEANLQTLSRGVNVVGLDSQPSDIIRLHAQLFKKHGMTTIRNFDALNDVENLVHSGRCITEAGLRHQVCVTVMELPPGCSGAHDAAFYTETLRKILDADIPFDSVCFKDASGTAVPSKAYDSVKAARKLLPEGTWIHYHTHDTSGIAVAAYQAALEAGADAIDLAFAPVSGGTSQPDILVMWHALRGTDYDLDIDPDGVREAAELLKECMADYFLPPEAVAVEPLLPWSPMPGGALTANTQMLRDNGIMDRYPAIIKAMSEVVEKGGYGTSVTPVSQFYFQQAFNNVMIGPWKKIAEDYGRMVLGYFGRTPVPPDPVVVNIASEQLGLPPNRRPVLELNDSDPKKGVEAARGVLKEAGIEDTDENVFIVAACGERGLAFLKGEGFIGVRKKTPADQEALQEDALSSTDGPRGYQVTVNGRSYALRIEGKTAIVNGKAYEVDLQPDMSEAATEAAERAGTTPVIAPIPGKVLKVAVSPGQTVEEGDVIVVLEAMKMEMQVTADVSGTVTHVSINPGVQVIAGQTLAYLG; the protein is encoded by the coding sequence TTCCGGGACGGATTCCAGTCCGTTTACGGCGCACGCGTATTCACCCGGGACTTCCTGCCCGCCGTGGAAGCGGCGCGTAACGCGGGAATCGATTACTTCGAGGCGGGCGGCGGCGCCCTGTTCCAGTCGCCCTATTTCTACTGCAACGAAGACGCCTTCGAACGGATGGACGCCATACGGGAAGCCGTGGGACCCGAGGCCAACCTGCAGACGCTGTCCCGGGGCGTCAACGTGGTCGGGCTGGATTCGCAGCCCAGCGACATCATCCGGCTGCACGCGCAGTTATTTAAAAAACACGGCATGACGACCATCCGGAACTTCGACGCCCTGAACGACGTGGAGAACTTGGTGCACAGCGGCCGGTGCATCACGGAGGCCGGTCTCAGGCACCAGGTGTGCGTTACCGTCATGGAACTGCCGCCGGGATGCTCGGGCGCCCACGACGCGGCGTTCTACACGGAAACGTTGAGGAAGATCCTCGACGCCGACATTCCCTTCGACTCGGTGTGTTTCAAGGACGCCTCGGGCACGGCTGTTCCCTCCAAGGCGTACGATTCCGTCAAGGCCGCCCGGAAGCTGCTGCCCGAGGGTACCTGGATCCATTACCATACCCACGATACCTCCGGCATCGCGGTGGCGGCGTACCAGGCGGCGCTCGAGGCCGGCGCCGACGCCATCGACCTGGCCTTCGCGCCAGTGTCGGGGGGCACCTCCCAGCCGGACATCCTCGTCATGTGGCACGCGCTTCGCGGCACCGATTACGACCTGGACATAGATCCCGACGGCGTGCGGGAAGCTGCGGAACTCCTGAAGGAATGCATGGCGGACTATTTCCTGCCTCCCGAGGCCGTGGCCGTCGAACCCCTGCTCCCCTGGAGCCCCATGCCGGGCGGGGCCCTGACCGCCAACACGCAGATGCTCCGGGACAACGGGATCATGGACCGCTATCCGGCCATCATCAAGGCCATGAGCGAGGTCGTGGAGAAGGGCGGGTACGGCACGTCGGTCACGCCGGTATCCCAGTTCTATTTCCAGCAGGCCTTCAATAACGTGATGATCGGACCGTGGAAGAAGATCGCGGAAGACTACGGCCGGATGGTCCTGGGCTATTTCGGCAGGACGCCCGTGCCTCCGGATCCGGTCGTCGTGAACATCGCGTCGGAACAGCTTGGCCTGCCGCCCAACAGACGGCCGGTACTGGAACTCAACGACAGCGATCCCAAGAAGGGCGTCGAGGCGGCGCGCGGCGTGCTGAAGGAAGCCGGGATCGAAGATACGGACGAGAACGTCTTCATCGTCGCGGCATGCGGCGAACGGGGACTGGCCTTCCTGAAGGGCGAGGGGTTCATAGGGGTCCGCAAGAAGACTCCGGCAGACCAGGAGGCGCTGCAGGAGGACGCGCTGTCTTCGACGGACGGCCCCCGCGGATACCAGGTGACCGTCAACGGCAGGAGTTACGCGCTGCGCATCGAAGGAAAGACGGCCATCGTGAACGGAAAAGCCTATGAAGTCGACCTGCAGCCCGATATGTCCGAGGCCGCGACAGAGGCGGCGGAACGCGCCGGGACCACGCCGGTCATCGCGCCGATCCCGGGGAAAGTGCTCAAGGTGGCGGTCTCCCCCGGACAGACCGTAGAGGAAGGAGACGTCATCGTGGTCCTGGAAGCCATGAAAATGGAAATGCAGGTCACCGCCGACGTCAGCGGGACCGTGACCCATGTCTCCATAAACCCGGGCGTCCAGGTGATCGCGGGCCAGACGCTGGCCTATCTGGGTTGA